Below is a window of Candidatus Gorgyraea atricola DNA.
AATAAATCAACTCGGCGCCCCTTACCTTATCTGCGCGCCCAGCTCCTTGACAAGCGAATCTTGTATATTTTTGTGTATCTGGATGACCTCTTCGTCCTTCAGGGTCTTTTCGTCTGAACGATATTCTACTGTATAAGCAAGGCTCTTTTTACCCTCTTGGATCTGCTGACCTTTATAGAGATCAAAGACATCGACTGATCTCACCAGTTCATTGCCTTGCTTTTTTATCAAATCGAATATGCCCTCCGCGCTTACAGAATCATCCACGAGTATAGAGATGTCTCTCTTGATGGAAGGATATCTTGGTAATGCCATGAATTTTCTCTGAAGCTGGGCATACTGCAATATCTTTTCCATGTCAATCTCTGCGAGATAGACCTTTTGTTTTATGCCAAACTTTCTGGCGATGCTTGGCTTCACCTCTCCTGCAACACCGATTATGTCCTTGTCTATCTTTATACAGATCGATATCTCGTCCCTGAATATGAAAGACTCTGCCTTCTCGATCTTATAATCCATTATACCAATAGACGGTAAAAAGGTCTCCACGACACCTTTTAAGTCAAAGAACTCCAGGTCTCTTGGCCTATCTTTCCAGTTGCCTTTTGTAGATCCACACATGCCGATAGAGAGTCGCATCTTCTCTGATACTTCTCCTGCTTCTTGACCTTTGAGATAGATCTTGCTCATCTCAAAAAGCTGTATCGGGCTATTGCCCCTGTTAAGGTTCCAGCTAACAACCTCGAGCATCTCTGAAATCAAACTAGGCCTCATAAACTCCTGGTTAGAACTCAAAGGATTTTGAAGACGCACTAGCCCATCCAAAGATATGCCAAGCGCCTCTATGCTGGACCTACTCGCAAGGGTATACGTAACGATCTCGTTAAGACTTAAAGAACAAAGAATATTCTTTAGCTCTTTTGCCAGCAGAAGTTCTGATTTTTTCTCTTCTTCATATGTCTTTTGTATTGTAAATTCGGGGATCTTTGAAGGGATCTTGTCATATCCATAAAGCCTTGCTATCTCTTCTATAAGATCTATGCCGTTTTCCAGATCCTGCCTATATGAAGGGCACCTTACAAGTATCTTCGATTTTCCTTTCTTTACAGGGTTCAGATCCAGCCTCTTAAAAATATCCATTATATCTGTAGAGATTATTTCTATGCCGAGCACCCGAGGGATCTCGTCTATATCCAGTTCGATCTCTTTTTCGTTAAGTACCTTCCCGCCTACATCAGTCAGCGTGCCCTTGAGCCTGCCACCTGCGATTTCCTTGATCATCTCTTGTGCCCTTACACTGGCAGCCAGGATCATGCCAAAATCAACTCCCCTTTCAAATCTGTAGCTCGATTCAGAGGCAAGACTAAGTTTTCTCTGGGCCTTTCTGACAATGACTGGATCAAAATACGCGCTCTCGAGCAGGATTGTTTTTGTCTTTTCTGATATCTCTGTATGTTTTCCGCCCATTATGCCGGCTATTGCTACAGGTGAATTCGCATCCGCTATAATAAGCATACCAGGCTCTAATTCTCTTTTGACTCCGTCTATAGCAACGATCGACTCACCCTTCTTTGTCTTTCTGACAATGATCTTTCCGCCTTCCAGTTTATCAAGATCAAATGCGTGAAGAGGCTGGCCTGTTTCAAAAAGCACGTAATTTGTTATATCAACTATGTTATTCACAGATCTAACGCCCACTGCATTGAGCCTCTCAACAAGCCACTGAGGAGAAGGTCCTACCTTGACATTTTTTATAATGCACCCTACATACCTGGGGCATGCCTTTTTATCTAACACCTCTACTTTTGCAGAGCCGCGGCCAGACCCTTTTTTCATGTAGGCCTTTTTGATCGACGCTGGCACTTTTAGAGAGCTATCAATTGCTGCTGCAAGCTCTCTTGCAACACCCATAACAGACAGACAATCAGGCCTGTTAGGCGTGATCTCTATATCCATAATGTGGTCTTTCTCTATATTAATGACAGAAGTGACTTCAAGACCTGTCATGGTAAGGGCCTGTTGAACCTTGTCCGGCCCGCCTTTCACGTCAACATAATCCTTTAACCAATCTAAACTAATTCGCATAAGTCCCTTCCTTTAATATTAAATTACATTAGTAATAATTCCATTAACGATTGTAAAGGTTTTTTGATTGGGCGCATTTCCCGCTGTAACGACACCTGAGTAGCCTGTAGAGGCACCCACTGAAACAGAACCTGCTGTATCGCTAACTGAAAAGACTATGGTGCTTACAGTATCAGCGTTGACTGTGCCAGTTACATCCAGGGCCTGTACAGGAACAGTTGTGCCTATGCCCACATTGCCTTCTATTACTAAATCGGCATTGGCGTCGATTGTATTTGTGCATGTACCAGGCGCCCAGCAATAATCTGAACCAGCATAATTATCTCCTATTGCTATTTTCTTTGACCTAAGCTCATCATACGCCCCATACGGCGCAGGATAATACGTGGTAAGTGTAATCTCTTCGGCGATACTAATAACATTCATACACAATATCGCAAATAAAATTATCGAAAATATTATAAAGATCCTCTTCATAACTCCCCCTTCCGCGTAAGTTCCGCGTCTAAAGTAGACAAATCAGTCAGTGACTGTTTTGTCTACTTTAGCTTCCGCGTGGTTCCGCGATTATTAAAATTGCTTCAAAAACCTCACGTCGTTCTCGTAAAAGAGTCTTATGTCGTCGATGCCATGTTTTAACATGCAAATCCTGTCAATGCCCATGCCGAACGCAAGCCCTGTATATTTCGAAGGATCTATCTTCACAAACTCAAGCACCTTTGGATTTATCATACCTGCGCCAAGCACCTCGAGCCAGCCTTTATGCGAACAGACCCTGCAGCCCTTGCCTTTGCATATAAAACATGATATATCGATCTCGGCTGAGGGTTCAGTAAAAGGAAAATAGTGCGGCCTGAACTTCATCTTTACATCGTCGCCAAAATATTCCTTTGCAAACTTCTCCAGTATGCCCTTTAAATCAGAAAACACGATCCCTTCGTCGACCATGAATCCCTCTATCTGGTAAAACATGAACGAGTGGCTCGCGTCAACCGCATCTGGCCTGTAGACCTTGCCTGCGTGTATGACCTGTATGGGGGGCTTTTCCTTTTCCATGATCCTGATCTGCGCAGTAGATGTCTGGCTGCGCAACAGTCTCCCGCCCTCGACATAAAACGTATGAAAAGTCTCCCTTGAAGGATGTTTCTTAGGAATATTAAGCGCCTCAAAATTATAAAATTCTGTTTCCACTTCTGGCGTAATAACAGACTTAAACCCCATCCTGAGAAAAATATCTATAATGTCCTCCATGGTCTTTAAAAGCGGGTGGGCGTGGCCCATCTCCCTTTTTAAACCTGGGAGCGTCGTGTCATTTATCTCAAAAAGCGTCTGCTCTGCGTCCCTGAAAGACTGCTCCTTCTCATCCAATAAAGAGCCGATCTTACCCTTTAATTCATTTATATACTGCCCTGCCTTTGGCTTGTCTTTTTTCGCGACATTCTTTATGCCTTTTATGGCAGAGGTGATCTCGCCTTTTCGGCCAAGATACTTGACCTTTATCTTTTCCAGTTCTTCAAGATTGGCCACCTCTACGACTTCCTTAAGGGCAAGTTTTTCCATGGTCTTCAGTTTTTCTAACAGCTTCATGCATTCCCCCTTATTTCTCTATATGATATTTCTTCTTGAACTTATCCAGGTTCTCGTTCGAGCCTATAATTACAAAAGTATCTCCTTGTTTAACAACATAATCTGCCTTTGGCGCCACATTTAAGTCTTCTTTGCCGTCTGCGCCCGCGTCCTTTCTCCGTATGCCAATAATATTCAGTCCGTGTTTTGCCCTAACGTCCATGTCCCTGATGGACTTTCCAATAAATTCCTTTGGCGGCACTGTTTCCATTATGCCGAATTCTGGCGAGAGCTCTATGTGTTCGAGTATAGACGGGGATGTAAGTGAATTCGCGATCCTTGCGCCCATGTCCCTTTCGAGCAGCACTACTTTTTCTGCGCCGACCTTTTCCAGGACCTTGCCATGTTCATTTGTTACTGCGCGGGCAACAACATGCTGGATGCCCAGCTCCTTTAAAATCAATGTCGTAAGAACAGAGGCCTCGAGATTTGTGCCTATGCCTACTACTGCCACATCCACATTCATTATGCCAACAGCCTTTAGCGCCTTTTCATCTGTAGAATCCACCTGCACTGCTTCTGTTGCAAACTCAGATGCCTCCTGCACCAATTCTTCGTCTTTATCAATAGCCAGCACCTGATGGCCTTTTTCGCTCAATGTCTTTGCCACGCTCCAACCAAACCTGCCCAATCCTATTACCGCGAACTGTCTCATTTTATCCTCCTTAGCCAACCATGACTTTTTCTTCAGGATATTTATAGATGATCTGCTGTTCCTTCATCGCAACTGCGAGCGCAAGCGTCAAAGGCCCTATCCTCCCGACAAACATTGTGATCATGATCAAGAATTTTCCCGCAGGGCTTAATATAGGTGTAATGCCTGTTGAAAGTCCTACTGTGCCGAATGCAGAAGTAACCTCAAACAGTATCTGTAAAAAATAATTAGGCATTGCCTCGTTCCCGCGCTCAACAAAACTTAGAAGCATAGTAAAGCCCACTATCCATGTAACAGCCAGACCTGCTATCATCACTGCCTTTCTGAAAATCGGCCGGGGTATAGTCCTTTTAAATCCCTGTATATTATTCCTGTTTTTTATCATGCTCCATGCGCCTGCTAAAAGAACCCCGAAGGTACATGTCTTTATGCCGCCGCCTGTTGAACCAGGCGAGGCGCCTATGAACATTAATATAATAATGAAAAATAGCGTCGGGCTTGCAAGATCAGCTATGGACACTGTATTAAAACCTGCTGTCCTGGATGTGGTGGATTGGAAAAATGATGTTAAGATTTTATCCTTCAGGCCAAGACCATCCAAGACCTGGTGATTCTCGAGCAAAAAGAAAACTGCT
It encodes the following:
- the pheT gene encoding phenylalanine--tRNA ligase subunit beta, coding for MRISLDWLKDYVDVKGGPDKVQQALTMTGLEVTSVINIEKDHIMDIEITPNRPDCLSVMGVARELAAAIDSSLKVPASIKKAYMKKGSGRGSAKVEVLDKKACPRYVGCIIKNVKVGPSPQWLVERLNAVGVRSVNNIVDITNYVLFETGQPLHAFDLDKLEGGKIIVRKTKKGESIVAIDGVKRELEPGMLIIADANSPVAIAGIMGGKHTEISEKTKTILLESAYFDPVIVRKAQRKLSLASESSYRFERGVDFGMILAASVRAQEMIKEIAGGRLKGTLTDVGGKVLNEKEIELDIDEIPRVLGIEIISTDIMDIFKRLDLNPVKKGKSKILVRCPSYRQDLENGIDLIEEIARLYGYDKIPSKIPEFTIQKTYEEEKKSELLLAKELKNILCSLSLNEIVTYTLASRSSIEALGISLDGLVRLQNPLSSNQEFMRPSLISEMLEVVSWNLNRGNSPIQLFEMSKIYLKGQEAGEVSEKMRLSIGMCGSTKGNWKDRPRDLEFFDLKGVVETFLPSIGIMDYKIEKAESFIFRDEISICIKIDKDIIGVAGEVKPSIARKFGIKQKVYLAEIDMEKILQYAQLQRKFMALPRYPSIKRDISILVDDSVSAEGIFDLIKKQGNELVRSVDVFDLYKGQQIQEGKKSLAYTVEYRSDEKTLKDEEVIQIHKNIQDSLVKELGAQIR
- the pheS gene encoding phenylalanine--tRNA ligase subunit alpha; amino-acid sequence: MLEKLKTMEKLALKEVVEVANLEELEKIKVKYLGRKGEITSAIKGIKNVAKKDKPKAGQYINELKGKIGSLLDEKEQSFRDAEQTLFEINDTTLPGLKREMGHAHPLLKTMEDIIDIFLRMGFKSVITPEVETEFYNFEALNIPKKHPSRETFHTFYVEGGRLLRSQTSTAQIRIMEKEKPPIQVIHAGKVYRPDAVDASHSFMFYQIEGFMVDEGIVFSDLKGILEKFAKEYFGDDVKMKFRPHYFPFTEPSAEIDISCFICKGKGCRVCSHKGWLEVLGAGMINPKVLEFVKIDPSKYTGLAFGMGIDRICMLKHGIDDIRLFYENDVRFLKQF
- a CDS encoding TrkA family potassium uptake protein, with translation MRQFAVIGLGRFGWSVAKTLSEKGHQVLAIDKDEELVQEASEFATEAVQVDSTDEKALKAVGIMNVDVAVVGIGTNLEASVLTTLILKELGIQHVVARAVTNEHGKVLEKVGAEKVVLLERDMGARIANSLTSPSILEHIELSPEFGIMETVPPKEFIGKSIRDMDVRAKHGLNIIGIRRKDAGADGKEDLNVAPKADYVVKQGDTFVIIGSNENLDKFKKKYHIEK